In the Streptomyces spororaveus genome, CCGCCGCGTTCCGGTACCTGCTGCGGCCCGTCGGGCTGGGCCTGGCGTGGCTGGCCGTCGGCCTGTACCGGTACGTGCTCGCGCCCGCCGGGCGGGTCCTCCTCTGGGCCTGGCGGGTGGCCGGGCGGATCGTCGGCGCCCTGTGGCGCGGCGTCAAGTGGGTCGGCTGGGTACTCGTCGGCTGGCCCGCCTCCCGGGTGTACCGGTACGTGCTGACGCCCGTCGGCCACGCCGTCCGCGAGGTCTGGCGCACGGGCCGCGCCGCGGTCCGGGAGGCACGGGCCGCTGTGCGACAGGCACTGTTCGGTACTCCTCCCGTGGAACCGGCGAGGTCACGGGCGCGTACTCTGGGTAGTACGACAGCCGCCGACGCGGCACCCGCTGACGAGATCTCCTTGCCCCGACGGCAGGGGTGAGCCGGAGCGGGTCGACAGACCTCAGGGCGACGCGCGAGCCGCGGAGCCCCGCACAAGGAGAAGAACCACTGGGCAAGCGACAGCCCGAAGGCCCGCCTCCCGCACCGGTGGTGCAGCGCATCCGACTGCGCTACACCAAGCGCGGCCGCCTCCGGTTCACCAGCCACCGTGACTTCCAGCGCGCCTTCGAGCGGGCCCTGCGCCGCGCCGAGGTGCCGATGGCGTACTCCGCCGGCTTCACCCCGCACCCGCGCGTCTCGTACGCGAACGCCGCCCCGACCGGGACCGGCAGCGAGGCCGAGTACCTGGAGATCGCCCTCGCCGAGCCCCGCGACCCCGAGAAGCTGCGTGAGCTCCTCGACGAGTCGATGCCTACCGGGCTCGACATCATCGACGCCGTCGAGGCCCGCACCTCGGGTCTCGCCGACCGGCTGACCGCCTCCGTGTGGGAGCTGCGCCTGGACGGCGTGGAGCTCGCCGAGGCCGAGCGTGCCGTGGCGGCCTTCCTCGCCGCGGAGAACGTGGAGGTGCAGCGCCGGACCAAGAACGGAATGCGGACCTTCGACACGCGTGGCGCGGTCGTCAGTCTGGAAGCCCTTCCCGCCCCGGCTGATAGGCCGCTGGACAATGCCTGTGCGATACTGCGGCTGGTTGTTCGGCATCTGACACCTGCCGTGCGACCCGACGACGTCCTGTCCGGTCTCCGAGCTGTGGCCGACCTGGCGCCGCCGGTCCCCTCAGCGGTGACCAGGCTGGCGCAGGGGCTCTTCGACGAGGAGTCCGGCACGGTGACCGACCCGCTCGCGCCCGACCGCGAGGCTGACACGGCCGCTCCACCCACGGCCGCCGTAGCAGCCGACGCGAAGGCGCCGGAAGGTCCCGCCGCGTAAGGAACGCCGTCGTCGCGCAGCCCTGGCACTCGGGAGCCACCTGGGTCGGGCCGCGCACTGACCTGAAGACTTCCGCCAGGCCGTACG is a window encoding:
- a CDS encoding TIGR03936 family radical SAM-associated protein, with translation MQRIRLRYTKRGRLRFTSHRDFQRAFERALRRAEVPMAYSAGFTPHPRVSYANAAPTGTGSEAEYLEIALAEPRDPEKLRELLDESMPTGLDIIDAVEARTSGLADRLTASVWELRLDGVELAEAERAVAAFLAAENVEVQRRTKNGMRTFDTRGAVVSLEALPAPADRPLDNACAILRLVVRHLTPAVRPDDVLSGLRAVADLAPPVPSAVTRLAQGLFDEESGTVTDPLAPDREADTAAPPTAAVAADAKAPEGPAA